From a region of the Pedosphaera parvula Ellin514 genome:
- a CDS encoding cellulase family glycosylhydrolase — MKEYLIHHSLTKIILAALGAAVTLLAPAPALANNSWVRGGNWADNGDNFQDGVIYPAGITSSTTTTQAAAMADTIASYDKGVGINFVRIGINPATVSGNWSVVKAYVNELIADGMDVDLACWDGSDKDGIINNFSAWQSMWQTVDGVYSGNSHVFYEAFNEPHGYTAANLLNNVYAPFLSFISKSDDHLILDGTGYADDVTAVGADSRFNGCQLGLHIYPTWGQYTTEAGWKTALATHVGSYASRTIVTEMGAPSLSGLDYDVSSGNVDVCFIRGICQECRTLLVGLVYWPAHRANDGFVLFNTPGGGVTNPSLLNQLQYGWNFFTTAAVWGVCDFNVIGKTDYSLYRPSNDGWYVYPSVNPVQYGASTDIAVPADYNGTGQAQRAVWRPSTGDWYVYPSLNPAHWGASGDIPVPADYVGTGQAQLAVWRPSNGTWYINGGSTVQWGTNGDIPVPGYYNGDGRVDYAVYRPSNNKWYIYGQAAVQFGTAGDIPVPGDYTGSGKTQIAMFRPSNATWYIYGVGSTQVGQNGDVPVPGDYTGSGITQMATWRPSNDNWYVNGVSQLSWGTTGDVPLPLPYAIRHYCLGYTN; from the coding sequence ATGAAAGAATACCTCATTCATCATTCCTTAACCAAAATAATCCTGGCCGCGCTCGGTGCCGCCGTTACGCTACTCGCCCCTGCGCCCGCCCTTGCGAATAACTCCTGGGTGCGTGGCGGCAACTGGGCCGATAATGGCGATAACTTCCAGGATGGCGTCATTTATCCCGCCGGTATTACTTCCAGCACCACGACAACGCAAGCCGCCGCCATGGCCGACACCATTGCCAGCTACGATAAGGGTGTGGGCATTAACTTTGTCCGCATCGGCATCAATCCCGCAACTGTTTCCGGCAATTGGTCGGTAGTCAAAGCTTACGTTAACGAATTGATTGCCGACGGAATGGATGTGGACCTTGCCTGCTGGGATGGCTCCGACAAGGATGGAATCATTAACAACTTCAGCGCCTGGCAGTCCATGTGGCAAACAGTTGATGGTGTCTATAGCGGTAACAGTCACGTCTTTTATGAGGCGTTTAATGAACCACACGGCTACACTGCTGCCAATCTGCTAAACAATGTTTATGCGCCCTTCCTGAGCTTTATCAGCAAGAGCGATGATCACCTTATCCTGGATGGCACCGGTTACGCCGATGATGTTACAGCAGTGGGCGCCGATTCCCGATTCAATGGTTGCCAGTTGGGCCTCCACATTTATCCGACGTGGGGCCAATACACCACTGAAGCTGGCTGGAAAACCGCTTTGGCCACCCACGTCGGCAGTTATGCCAGCCGCACGATAGTCACCGAAATGGGCGCGCCGTCACTCAGCGGGTTGGACTACGATGTATCTTCCGGCAACGTGGACGTCTGTTTCATACGTGGCATATGCCAGGAGTGTCGCACATTGCTGGTGGGCCTCGTCTATTGGCCTGCCCATCGGGCTAATGACGGCTTCGTCTTGTTTAACACCCCGGGTGGCGGGGTCACCAATCCGTCGTTGCTAAACCAGTTGCAATACGGGTGGAATTTTTTCACGACGGCGGCCGTTTGGGGCGTTTGTGATTTCAATGTTATCGGAAAGACCGATTACTCCTTATACCGGCCGTCCAACGACGGTTGGTATGTTTATCCCAGCGTGAACCCAGTTCAGTACGGCGCCAGCACCGATATTGCCGTGCCGGCAGATTATAACGGCACTGGCCAGGCACAGCGCGCGGTATGGCGGCCTTCCACCGGCGATTGGTATGTTTATCCCAGCCTGAACCCAGCCCACTGGGGCGCCAGTGGAGACATCCCTGTGCCGGCAGATTATGTCGGCACCGGTCAGGCGCAGCTCGCGGTGTGGCGGCCTTCCAACGGTACGTGGTATATCAATGGAGGGTCCACTGTGCAGTGGGGCACCAATGGAGACATCCCCGTGCCGGGATATTATAATGGCGACGGCCGTGTGGATTATGCCGTGTATCGTCCTTCCAACAACAAGTGGTATATCTATGGACAGGCTGCTGTGCAGTTTGGCACGGCGGGAGACATCCCCGTGCCGGGAGACTATACTGGCAGTGGCAAAACGCAGATCGCGATGTTTCGGCCTTCCAACGCCACGTGGTATATTTACGGAGTGGGCTCCACACAGGTTGGCCAAAATGGAGATGTTCCCGTGCCGGGAGACTATACTGGCAGTGGCATAACACAAATGGCTACATGGCGGCCCTCCAACGACAACTGGTATGTGAACGGAGTGAGTCAACTAAGCTGGGGCACGACAGGTGATGTTCCCCTGCCATTGCCTTACGCCATCCGGCACTACTGTCTGGGATACACAAACTAA
- a CDS encoding type II secretion system protein, which yields MADTTPKLNREINRSGGAKLLREAGAGRRAGFTLIELLVVIAIIAILAGLLLPALARAKQKAKTTQCLNNMKQLQLCWTMYVDDNNQLLPLNGPAPTPGPGGNGLPNSWIQGGGQSDPALPWIANGVLYPYNKTVGIYACPANTRQINFPANPPTTFVATMGPQARTVSINYPLGGFTSADLAGSAVLATGAHSVRKFNEINLPNPGPAQMFVFVDENENSVDDGDFAIDPAGSGQNRWWNLPGSRHNNGTTWSFADGHAEYWKWHGTAVLTFTGYYKPADNSDDLARVQACTSPLAN from the coding sequence ATGGCTGATACCACACCAAAGTTGAATAGAGAGATAAACAGGTCCGGCGGGGCAAAGCTATTGAGGGAAGCGGGCGCAGGCAGGCGGGCGGGTTTTACGTTGATCGAGTTGCTGGTGGTCATTGCCATCATCGCGATCCTGGCAGGGTTGTTGTTGCCGGCGTTGGCTAGGGCCAAGCAGAAGGCCAAGACCACTCAATGCCTCAACAACATGAAGCAGTTGCAACTGTGCTGGACCATGTATGTTGACGACAACAACCAACTTCTGCCACTCAACGGACCGGCGCCCACACCCGGGCCCGGTGGCAACGGTTTGCCCAACTCGTGGATTCAGGGCGGAGGACAGAGTGACCCGGCGTTGCCATGGATCGCCAACGGAGTTCTCTATCCATACAACAAAACGGTTGGGATTTATGCCTGCCCGGCGAATACGAGGCAGATCAACTTCCCAGCGAACCCACCGACAACTTTTGTAGCAACGATGGGGCCCCAGGCACGAACCGTCTCAATTAACTATCCGCTGGGAGGATTCACGTCCGCTGATCTGGCGGGAAGCGCGGTGCTGGCCACTGGTGCTCATTCGGTGCGTAAATTCAACGAAATCAACCTACCCAATCCCGGGCCTGCTCAAATGTTTGTCTTTGTTGATGAGAACGAAAACAGCGTGGATGATGGCGATTTTGCCATTGACCCAGCGGGTTCGGGGCAAAACAGATGGTGGAATCTGCCCGGCAGCCGCCACAACAATGGCACCACCTGGTCCTTTGCCGACGGCCACGCCGAGTATTGGAAATGGCACGGAACAGCTGTGCTCACCTTTACGGGATACTATAAGCCAGCCGACAATTCCGATGATCTGGCCCGTGTCCAAGCCTGCACCTCCCCGCTTGCGAATTGA